Genomic window (Bacillota bacterium):
CAATTAATTGCCTTACTGTAAGGATAATACCGTATAGGATAAGGAGTGAAACACCTATTCTAACATTTCCTGTAAGAAAAGAATATATAGACCAGGGTACAAGAAAACCCCCTGTTCCTAATATAGGTAGTGCGTCCAGAATACTTATAATAAAAGCTAAAAGTAAAGAGTACTTTATCCGGATTAGCGTAAAACCTATGAATAATTCGGTAAATGTAATTGCCATAAGGATAAGCTGGGCTTTTATGTACCCAAGAAGGGCTGAAAACATATCATTAATTATGTTTTTTATCTTATTGATCCAACTTTCAGGGAATTGGGATGTAAAAAACTTTGATATCTTTTCTCTATCGCTGCTGATAAAATATGTCGAAAGTATAGTTATGATTATAAATAATAAGGTCTCAGGTATTGATACGGCAGTAATATAAGCACCTTTAGTTATTGACTTTAAAAGGTCTGTAAGATTTGTGGAAAGGTCTGATAAAATACTTCCTATGCTGTCAGTAATTTCAGGAGGAAGCCATTGGAATATGTCAATACCTTTATTTACCCAAACTGTAATATCAATATATAAATTTGATAAAATATCGGGAAGGACTACAGCGACTGATTTTATTTCATTAATCAGTCTGACAATAATTAATGTTATAATTACTCCAAAAGAACATATAAAAAATAATAGTGTTATAGGTGCTGCAACTTTTCTTGGCATTTTTGCTGTTCTCATGAGCAACCTGATAATCGGTTCGGCTATTGATGCAATTACAAATGCAATAATAAAGGGCATAATATAAAAGCTT
Coding sequences:
- the ytvI gene encoding sporulation integral membrane protein YtvI, with protein sequence MFNRHELKRARMIKIGLVVAGVIAGIFLFYRLSFYIMPFIIAFVIASIAEPIIRLLMRTAKMPRKVAAPITLLFFICSFGVIITLIIVRLINEIKSVAVVLPDILSNLYIDITVWVNKGIDIFQWLPPEITDSIGSILSDLSTNLTDLLKSITKGAYITAVSIPETLLFIIITILSTYFISSDREKISKFFTSQFPESWINKIKNIINDMFSALLGYIKAQLILMAITFTELFIGFTLIRIKYSLLLAFIISILDALPILGTGGFLVPWSIYSFLTGNVRIGVSLLILYGIILTVRQLIEPKIVGTQIGIYPLVTLIAMYSGLKIFGFAGLILGPIMVLLIKNILSGVLKNRPIKDLIETKDKQKVKSEKQVPNV